The following coding sequences lie in one Synechococcus sp. MW101C3 genomic window:
- a CDS encoding NAD(P)/FAD-dependent oxidoreductase has product MLPSECPLVVAGGGPAGYMAAITAAEAGLVGVLLLEATDQPLGKVLISGGGRCNVTHACWDPRALVGHYPRGARALLGPFSRFATGDTLRWFSDHGLELVEEPDGRLFPRSNRSSSVVRTLETAAAAAGVTVWRGAALRGAEASAAGGFALQVRHREQPLRCQRLLLATGGHPSGRQLAAGLGHQLVPPVPSLFTLALEANPLAALSGVVMDPVELELDVPGGERFRQGGIVLLTHWGLSGPATLRLTAFAARALKDHRYQASLTVNWCGGRSAADVEALLAACRRDQPRRQLAACRPWPELSRRLWLHLLERHGVDGQKRWADFGKADQRRLLEGLRASRYAVSGRGPFGEEFVTAGGVALGEVNLATMESRKQPGLFLAGELLDVDGVTGGFNFQHCWTSGWLAGQAIAQQAKLATAAN; this is encoded by the coding sequence ATGCTGCCTTCTGAGTGCCCCCTGGTGGTGGCCGGTGGTGGCCCGGCCGGCTACATGGCCGCGATCACGGCCGCGGAGGCCGGACTGGTGGGGGTGCTGCTGCTGGAGGCCACCGATCAACCCCTCGGCAAGGTGCTGATCAGCGGCGGCGGCCGCTGCAATGTCACCCATGCCTGCTGGGATCCGCGCGCCCTGGTGGGTCACTACCCCCGCGGGGCGCGGGCGCTGCTGGGGCCCTTCAGCCGCTTCGCCACCGGTGACACGCTGCGCTGGTTCTCAGACCATGGCCTTGAGCTGGTGGAGGAGCCCGATGGGCGGCTGTTTCCCCGCAGCAACCGCTCCAGCTCCGTGGTCAGAACCCTGGAAACGGCGGCGGCGGCGGCCGGTGTCACGGTCTGGCGTGGCGCCGCGCTGCGGGGGGCTGAGGCCTCAGCGGCGGGCGGCTTCGCCCTGCAGGTGCGCCACCGCGAGCAGCCCTTGCGGTGCCAGAGGTTGCTGCTGGCCACCGGCGGCCACCCCAGCGGACGCCAGCTGGCCGCCGGGCTTGGCCATCAATTGGTGCCCCCGGTGCCCTCGCTGTTCACCCTCGCGCTGGAGGCCAATCCCCTGGCGGCGCTCAGTGGCGTGGTGATGGATCCGGTGGAACTGGAGCTGGACGTGCCGGGAGGGGAACGCTTTCGCCAGGGCGGCATCGTGCTGCTCACGCACTGGGGGCTCAGCGGCCCTGCCACCCTGCGCCTCACCGCCTTTGCGGCCCGTGCCCTCAAGGACCATCGCTACCAGGCCAGCTTGACGGTGAACTGGTGCGGAGGCCGCTCCGCCGCGGATGTGGAGGCGCTGCTGGCGGCCTGCCGCCGGGACCAGCCCCGCCGGCAGCTGGCGGCCTGCAGACCCTGGCCGGAGTTGAGCCGGCGCCTGTGGCTGCATCTGCTTGAGCGGCATGGGGTGGACGGGCAGAAGCGCTGGGCGGATTTCGGCAAGGCCGACCAGCGCCGGCTGCTGGAGGGGCTGCGGGCCAGTCGGTATGCGGTCAGTGGCCGGGGCCCGTTCGGTGAAGAGTTCGTCACCGCAGGCGGAGTGGCCCTGGGCGAGGTGAACCTGGCCACGATGGAGAGCCGTAAGCAGCCAGGCCTGTTCCTTGCCGGCGAACTGCTGGATGTGGATGGGGTGACCGGCGGTTTCAACTTCCAGCACTGCTGGACATCCGGTTGGCTGGCGGGACAGGCGATCGCCCAGCAGGCGAAGCTTGCGACAGCTGCGAACTAG